One genomic region from Chloroflexota bacterium encodes:
- a CDS encoding ribonuclease HII codes for MPTLKLERRFLAQGHHLIAGIDEAGRGAWAGPVVAAAVILPLNRRDLASALKGVNDSKKLTARQREKLYAAICDVAVSVGVGGAGPGEIDSNGIVPATRAAMQRAVAMLHPQPKALLIDAVNLSSLFSLPQHFLNYGDCLSLSIAAASIVAKVSRDRAMVKLDALHPGYSFAKHKGYGTALHKVALEELGVSEVHRRSYGPIRGLLEKAGL; via the coding sequence ATGCCCACCCTCAAACTTGAACGCCGCTTCCTCGCTCAAGGCCATCATCTGATCGCCGGCATTGACGAGGCCGGACGCGGAGCCTGGGCCGGGCCGGTGGTGGCCGCCGCCGTCATCCTCCCCCTCAACCGCCGTGACCTGGCCTCGGCCCTCAAAGGCGTGAACGATTCCAAGAAGCTCACCGCCCGCCAGCGCGAAAAGTTGTACGCAGCAATTTGCGACGTGGCCGTGTCGGTTGGTGTGGGCGGGGCCGGGCCGGGCGAAATTGACTCGAACGGCATCGTGCCCGCCACCCGAGCCGCCATGCAACGAGCGGTTGCCATGCTCCACCCCCAACCCAAAGCTCTCCTCATTGACGCCGTCAACCTCTCCTCTCTCTTCTCTCTTCCTCAACACTTTTTGAACTACGGCGACTGCCTCTCCCTCAGCATCGCCGCCGCCTCCATCGTCGCCAAAGTCAGCCGCGACCGGGCGATGGTGAAACTTGATGCGCTCCATCCCGGCTACAGCTTCGCGAAGCACAAGGGCTACGGCACGGCCCTGCACAAAGTTGCGCTGGAGGAGTTGGGGGTGAGCGAGGTACATCGGAGGAGTTATGGGCCGATCAGGGGGTTACTGGAGAAAGCAGGGTTATAA
- a CDS encoding glycosyltransferase family 2 protein, whose amino-acid sequence MQHKTVTNATFLSIIIPAHNEEHRLPPTLASINAYLDKQSYASEIVVVENGSQDLTAVVTEAFAADHSRTRLIRESARGKGLAVRRGMLEAKGQFRFICDADLSMPIQEIAKFLPPQLESAEVAIGSREAPGARRYNEPPHRHIIGRVFSNLVKFFALPGFEDTQCGFKCFSAKAAEDIFRVQVLNGMSFDVEALYIAVKRGYRVAEVPINWYYRSESRVRLLDDSLRMFKDILTIRQNWEQGKYERR is encoded by the coding sequence ATGCAACACAAAACTGTGACCAACGCCACCTTCCTCTCTATCATCATTCCTGCCCACAACGAAGAGCATCGCCTGCCGCCCACCCTGGCCTCGATCAACGCCTACCTCGACAAGCAATCGTACGCGAGCGAGATCGTCGTCGTCGAGAACGGCAGCCAGGACCTCACCGCCGTCGTCACCGAGGCCTTCGCCGCCGATCATTCACGCACGCGACTCATTCGCGAGAGCGCGCGAGGCAAGGGCTTGGCCGTGCGTCGAGGTATGCTTGAAGCCAAAGGCCAGTTCCGCTTCATCTGCGACGCCGATCTCTCGATGCCAATTCAAGAGATCGCCAAGTTCCTGCCGCCTCAGCTTGAGAGCGCTGAGGTGGCCATTGGTTCACGCGAAGCGCCAGGAGCCAGGCGCTACAACGAACCGCCGCATCGCCACATTATCGGGCGTGTCTTCAGTAACCTGGTGAAGTTCTTCGCCCTGCCCGGCTTCGAGGACACGCAGTGCGGCTTCAAGTGCTTCTCAGCCAAAGCCGCCGAGGATATTTTCCGGGTGCAGGTGTTGAATGGCATGAGCTTCGACGTGGAGGCGCTCTACATCGCCGTCAAGCGCGGCTACCGCGTGGCCGAAGTGCCCATCAACTGGTATTACCGCTCCGAGAGCCGCGTCCGTCTGCTCGACGACTCGCTCCGCATGTTCAAGGACATCCTCACCATCCGGCAGAATTGGGAACAGGGGAAGTATGAACGACGATAG
- a CDS encoding glycosyltransferase family 2 protein: MLSIIIPNWNGASHLPACLNSLRQQTLQEFEIIVADNASSDNSRELLARDYPEVKVIALDRNAGFTGASNAGLRAAKGNIQILLNNDTEVDPNWLAEVAAAFDRHPEAAIVASKMLLFDQRDTFHTAGDLYRTNGLPANQGVWQKDVGQFDEGHVFSACGGSAAYRKVMLDQIGLLDDDFFFSCEDVDLAWRAQLAGWKAVFAPRAVVFHKLSATGGGATASFYDGRNFIYVLVKDVPASVWRKHWREIIGAQLRLALEALKAWRGQAARARLRGQLAGVLALPKLLAKRKRVQATRKVSDEYVLSILSDL; encoded by the coding sequence ATGCTCTCCATCATCATCCCCAACTGGAACGGCGCTTCCCACCTACCCGCCTGCCTCAACTCTCTTCGACAGCAAACGCTTCAGGAGTTTGAAATCATCGTCGCCGACAATGCCAGCAGTGACAATTCGCGCGAACTGCTCGCCCGCGACTACCCGGAAGTGAAAGTGATCGCTCTGGATCGTAACGCCGGTTTCACCGGGGCCAGCAACGCCGGGCTGAGGGCGGCCAAAGGCAACATCCAAATTCTGCTCAACAACGACACCGAAGTTGATCCAAACTGGCTGGCCGAAGTCGCCGCCGCTTTTGATCGTCACCCCGAAGCGGCCATCGTCGCCTCAAAGATGTTGCTCTTTGATCAACGCGACACCTTTCACACGGCGGGCGACCTGTATCGAACCAACGGTCTCCCGGCAAACCAGGGGGTCTGGCAGAAAGACGTCGGCCAGTTTGACGAGGGCCATGTCTTCTCAGCCTGCGGCGGCTCGGCGGCGTATCGCAAAGTCATGCTCGATCAAATCGGCTTGCTCGACGACGATTTCTTTTTCTCGTGCGAGGATGTGGACCTGGCCTGGCGGGCGCAGTTGGCCGGATGGAAAGCCGTGTTCGCCCCGCGAGCGGTTGTGTTTCACAAACTCTCGGCCACCGGCGGCGGGGCGACCGCCAGTTTTTATGATGGGCGCAACTTCATTTACGTGCTGGTCAAAGACGTGCCGGCGAGCGTATGGCGCAAACACTGGCGTGAGATAATCGGGGCGCAGTTGCGCCTTGCGCTTGAAGCCCTGAAAGCCTGGCGCGGCCAAGCGGCCCGCGCCCGCTTGCGCGGCCAGCTTGCCGGAGTGCTGGCCCTGCCCAAACTGCTCGCCAAGCGAAAGCGGGTGCAAGCCACCCGCAAAGTTTCGGATGAGTATGTTCTTTCAATTTTGAGTGACTTATAA
- the rfbD gene encoding dTDP-4-dehydrorhamnose reductase: MRLFITGIKGQLGSELARQAMTAGMELDGGDLHEFDITNLAQTRAAIGAHRPDVVLHCAAFTDVDAAARQPDLAYRANGLGTQNVALACAEANAAMLYVSSNEVFDGAKNEPYREFDNTNPVNPYGYSKLAGEKFTALLLNRFYIVRTSWLTSKGGRNFVHRIQQLADENGGLKVVTDEVACPTFTPDLAAAILKLIATGSYGIYHLVNGGYCSRFDYAKHILELSGRRHVPVEPILLSDFSRPSTPPKFTPLANQAAAALGITLRPWQEALAEFLSV, translated from the coding sequence ATGCGACTGTTCATCACCGGCATCAAAGGCCAACTTGGATCGGAACTGGCGCGGCAAGCCATGACTGCAGGAATGGAACTTGACGGTGGCGACCTTCACGAATTCGACATCACCAACCTCGCCCAGACTCGCGCCGCCATCGGCGCACACCGCCCGGACGTTGTCCTGCACTGCGCCGCCTTCACCGACGTAGACGCCGCCGCCCGCCAGCCCGACCTGGCCTACCGCGCCAACGGCCTGGGCACGCAAAACGTCGCCCTGGCCTGCGCCGAAGCCAACGCCGCCATGCTCTACGTCAGCAGTAACGAAGTCTTCGACGGCGCGAAAAACGAGCCGTATCGCGAATTCGATAACACCAACCCGGTCAACCCCTACGGCTACTCCAAACTCGCCGGAGAAAAATTCACCGCCCTCCTGCTCAACCGCTTCTACATCGTTCGCACCTCCTGGCTCACCTCAAAAGGCGGGCGCAACTTCGTCCACCGCATCCAACAACTCGCCGATGAGAACGGCGGCCTAAAAGTTGTGACCGACGAAGTGGCCTGCCCCACTTTCACTCCCGACCTCGCCGCCGCCATCCTCAAGCTGATTGCGACCGGAAGTTACGGCATCTATCATCTGGTGAACGGCGGCTACTGCTCGCGCTTCGACTACGCCAAACACATCCTTGAACTCAGTGGCCGCCGCCACGTGCCAGTGGAACCGATTCTGCTCTCGGACTTTTCTCGCCCCTCAACCCCGCCCAAATTTACACCCCTTGCCAACCAGGCCGCCGCCGCGCTGGGCATCACCCTGCGGCCCTGGCAAGAGGCGCTGGCCGAGTTTCTGAGCGTGTAA
- a CDS encoding zinc dependent phospholipase C family protein: protein MPTPFYHLRLARELLPACPPLVQQHAAEFYLGNIAPDAQNISGQTREATHFFDVPMKDRTPASQALFRLHPGLADSAKLPPSHAAFLAGYLCHLALDQQWIGDIFDPVFGLDADWSNFRHRLFIHNVLRIYLDRLDWPLLRDGVGETLCRAQPDRWLPFLADSALSGWRDFVARQLADGAEAQTIEVFAKRMSLSPAEFETLLQSPPAMQTQIFDRIPLTALDDFRARGLALSRNVITTYLHNG, encoded by the coding sequence ATGCCCACCCCCTTTTACCACCTGCGCCTGGCCCGCGAGCTACTGCCCGCCTGCCCGCCGCTCGTCCAACAGCACGCCGCCGAGTTCTACCTGGGCAACATCGCCCCCGACGCCCAAAACATCTCCGGCCAGACGCGCGAAGCGACTCACTTCTTCGACGTGCCGATGAAAGACCGGACTCCCGCTTCGCAAGCCCTCTTCCGCCTTCACCCCGGTTTGGCCGACTCTGCTAAATTGCCCCCCTCTCACGCCGCCTTCCTCGCCGGCTACCTCTGCCACCTCGCCCTCGATCAGCAGTGGATCGGCGACATCTTCGACCCCGTCTTCGGCCTTGATGCAGACTGGAGCAATTTCCGCCATCGCCTTTTCATCCACAACGTCTTGCGCATCTACCTCGACCGGCTCGACTGGCCGCTGTTGCGCGACGGCGTGGGCGAAACACTTTGCCGCGCTCAACCTGATCGCTGGCTTCCCTTTCTGGCCGACTCGGCCCTGAGCGGCTGGCGCGACTTCGTGGCCCGCCAACTGGCCGACGGCGCCGAAGCCCAAACCATCGAAGTCTTCGCCAAACGCATGAGCCTCTCGCCCGCCGAATTTGAGACTCTGCTACAATCGCCCCCGGCCATGCAAACCCAAATCTTCGACCGCATCCCGCTCACCGCCCTCGACGACTTCCGCGCCCGCGGCCTCGCCCTCAGCCGGAACGTAATTACCACATATCTTCACAATGGCTGA
- a CDS encoding FHA domain-containing protein has protein sequence MQSGSFRLLMQRGPTPGKTFELVKDVVTLGRDVSNDIVINDAEISRHHVRLTRQMGTFALEDLGSTNGTFVNSMRLAGQKLLSKSDVINLGETVTLTFEPTPPDMAATIVGSIGPVTMSSEPPPPRPAFAMPQMSTRPPEQAAPPIPKYQPEYQLPQSTPQAGSMDRRWVIAGVGCLVLCCCLGAVAAAVYYVDAYNLYCQIAPFLFACP, from the coding sequence ATGCAGAGTGGCTCATTTCGTTTGCTCATGCAACGCGGCCCGACGCCGGGCAAGACGTTTGAACTGGTGAAGGACGTGGTGACGCTGGGGCGCGATGTGTCGAACGATATCGTGATCAACGACGCCGAAATTTCGCGGCATCACGTGCGGCTGACGCGGCAGATGGGCACGTTTGCGCTGGAAGATTTGGGGAGCACCAACGGCACCTTTGTCAATTCGATGCGGCTGGCCGGGCAGAAGTTGTTGTCGAAGAGCGACGTGATCAATTTGGGCGAGACGGTAACGCTGACCTTTGAGCCGACTCCGCCGGACATGGCGGCCACGATTGTGGGAAGCATCGGGCCGGTGACGATGTCGAGCGAGCCGCCGCCGCCCCGGCCGGCATTCGCCATGCCGCAAATGTCCACCCGCCCGCCGGAGCAGGCCGCGCCGCCCATCCCAAAATATCAGCCTGAATATCAATTGCCGCAATCAACACCTCAAGCCGGCAGCATGGATCGCCGCTGGGTGATTGCGGGCGTGGGGTGTTTGGTGTTGTGCTGTTGCCTGGGGGCGGTCGCGGCGGCGGTCTACTACGTTGACGCTTACAACTTGTACTGCCAGATTGCGCCGTTTTTGTTTGCTTGCCCGTGA
- a CDS encoding bifunctional homocysteine S-methyltransferase/methylenetetrahydrofolate reductase has protein sequence MPISLFDKLQASPLLADGAMGTMLHARGVGFDECFDGLNLIQPALVAKVHRGYIEAGAQLIETNTFGANRYKLARHGLAAQARQINASAVALARRVVEASLKEVLVAGSVGPLGVRLAPYGRVRTEQAYAAFHDQIATLVASGVDLIIVETMSDLREVAEAARAAKAVSKLPVIASMTFTRDDVTLLGDTPAKVAQELIACGADIVGVNCSSGPAQVLRILHAMRQAAPEAKFLAKPNGGWPENVGGRIMYPATPEYFGEYALAFVEAGAAIVGGCCGTTPQHIAAMRAALDQPRPGTPTQSIVVSALEREERTTEAHPPTRLAEKFAAKQFVIGVEMHPPKGLSTHKLLAAANLLAEAGADVINVADSPMARMRMSAWAVSHLIQDEGGIETVLHFPTRGRNLLRVQGDLLAAHALGCRNIFVVMGDPTAIGDYPDANDKYDLVPSGLIKLIKQGFNVGLDHAGQEIGQPTSFYVGCAVNPCAPDVDKEIKTLRKKIAAGADFALTQPIFETGVAREFLRRYADKHGPLELPILAGVLPLHSARHANFFHNEVPGVIIPESLRERMEKAGSAGAQEGMKIAVELLTELREFLQGVYLMPPFSRYDLAAEIIDQVREKV, from the coding sequence ATGCCAATATCACTATTCGATAAACTCCAAGCCTCCCCCCTCCTCGCCGACGGCGCGATGGGAACCATGCTCCACGCGCGCGGCGTGGGATTCGACGAGTGCTTCGACGGCCTCAACCTGATCCAGCCCGCGCTTGTGGCCAAAGTGCATCGCGGCTACATCGAAGCCGGGGCGCAACTCATCGAGACCAACACCTTCGGCGCGAACCGCTACAAGTTGGCCCGGCACGGCCTCGCGGCGCAAGCGCGCCAGATCAACGCCTCGGCGGTGGCGTTAGCGCGGCGCGTAGTTGAAGCCTCGCTCAAAGAAGTCCTCGTCGCCGGATCGGTTGGCCCGTTGGGAGTCCGGCTCGCGCCTTACGGGCGCGTGAGAACGGAGCAAGCCTACGCCGCCTTTCACGATCAGATCGCAACCCTGGTCGCCAGCGGCGTGGACTTGATCATCGTCGAGACCATGAGCGACTTGCGCGAAGTGGCCGAAGCCGCGCGGGCGGCGAAGGCGGTGAGCAAACTGCCCGTCATCGCCAGCATGACGTTCACCCGCGACGATGTGACCCTGCTGGGTGACACGCCCGCCAAAGTCGCCCAGGAGTTGATCGCCTGTGGAGCCGACATCGTCGGCGTCAACTGCTCCAGCGGCCCGGCGCAGGTTCTGCGAATTCTTCACGCCATGAGACAAGCCGCGCCCGAGGCAAAATTTTTGGCGAAGCCAAACGGCGGCTGGCCGGAGAATGTGGGCGGCCGGATCATGTACCCGGCTACCCCTGAATATTTTGGCGAGTATGCACTGGCCTTCGTGGAGGCCGGGGCCGCCATCGTCGGCGGGTGCTGTGGGACAACGCCTCAGCACATCGCCGCCATGCGCGCCGCGCTCGATCAGCCCCGGCCCGGGACCCCAACACAATCCATTGTCGTTTCAGCGCTGGAGCGCGAAGAACGAACGACCGAGGCCCACCCACCCACCCGGTTAGCCGAGAAGTTTGCCGCCAAACAGTTTGTGATCGGCGTGGAGATGCACCCGCCCAAAGGCCTCTCGACTCACAAACTGCTGGCCGCCGCCAACCTGCTGGCCGAGGCCGGGGCCGACGTGATCAACGTGGCCGACAGCCCGATGGCCCGGATGCGGATGAGCGCCTGGGCGGTGAGTCATTTGATTCAGGATGAAGGTGGAATTGAAACGGTTCTGCACTTCCCCACGCGCGGGCGAAACTTGTTGAGGGTGCAGGGCGACTTGCTGGCGGCCCATGCCCTGGGTTGCCGGAACATCTTTGTAGTCATGGGCGACCCAACCGCTATCGGCGATTACCCCGACGCCAACGACAAATACGATCTCGTTCCGTCAGGCCTGATCAAGTTAATCAAACAGGGATTCAACGTGGGCCTCGATCACGCCGGACAGGAGATCGGCCAGCCCACCTCATTCTACGTCGGTTGCGCCGTCAACCCCTGCGCCCCCGACGTGGACAAAGAGATCAAAACGCTGAGGAAGAAAATCGCCGCCGGGGCCGACTTCGCCCTCACCCAGCCCATCTTCGAGACCGGTGTTGCCCGCGAGTTTTTGCGCCGCTACGCCGACAAGCACGGCCCGCTCGAACTGCCGATTCTGGCTGGCGTGCTTCCGCTTCATAGCGCCCGCCACGCCAACTTCTTCCACAACGAAGTGCCGGGCGTGATCATTCCAGAGAGTTTGCGTGAGCGGATGGAGAAAGCCGGGAGCGCAGGCGCGCAAGAGGGGATGAAGATTGCCGTCGAACTGCTCACTGAACTGCGCGAGTTTTTGCAGGGCGTGTACCTGATGCCGCCCTTCAGCCGCTACGATCTGGCGGCCGAGATTATTGATCAGGTGAGGGAGAAAGTTTGA
- a CDS encoding class I SAM-dependent methyltransferase, with product MEGQESIRAQYQRYGVKEFYERFGGDYSNPHERAIQHALQAAVETWPVDLSRVLDLACGSGEATLALKALGADKIDGVDPYTAEAYFARTGQTAEPFTFEQIAAGALAAAGRSYSLIVCSFALHLLQPSRLPALTYQLSLLADSLLILTPHKRPALKPEWGWTLTGELVVERVRVRYFKSGVRTGT from the coding sequence ATGGAGGGTCAGGAGTCTATTCGAGCACAATATCAACGCTACGGCGTCAAAGAGTTCTACGAACGCTTCGGCGGCGATTACAGCAACCCGCACGAGCGGGCCATTCAACACGCCTTGCAGGCCGCCGTTGAAACCTGGCCTGTTGATCTGAGTCGCGTCCTCGACCTGGCTTGCGGCAGTGGCGAAGCCACGCTGGCGCTAAAAGCATTGGGCGCTGATAAGATTGACGGCGTTGATCCTTACACGGCTGAGGCGTACTTCGCCCGCACCGGCCAAACCGCCGAGCCGTTCACCTTTGAGCAAATTGCCGCCGGGGCGCTTGCGGCAGCAGGCCGGAGCTACAGCCTGATCGTTTGCAGTTTCGCTCTGCACCTGCTTCAGCCCTCGCGCCTGCCCGCACTGACCTACCAACTCAGCCTGCTGGCCGACTCGCTCCTCATCCTCACCCCGCACAAACGCCCGGCCCTGAAGCCGGAGTGGGGCTGGACGCTGACGGGAGAGTTGGTGGTGGAACGGGTGAGGGTGAGATATTTCAAATCAGGGGTCAGAACGGGAACGTAG
- a CDS encoding PDZ domain-containing protein, producing MKHIRILSFVVLGLAACARFSGQPDVPDLPTTDPVERQLRVLDTLSAALDEQFIYEDLGSSGWKSAHADYLAQVKGGLTEVEFEAALGDLAAKLPGEGGVYQSRSERIQADLQNTSLYSGIGAYVSVRAGPEPHIVILSIIEGSPAGLAGLKAHDSIFSIDGKPVTAEEGMDVVQRVRGEADTTVKLEVGSPGEPRRAVQVTRATLAAADTLKGGVLTRSGILYLLMPVASDDTLMDTMSQALENISQQNQLTGVIIDLRVAHTSGGWPLSEMLALYADGRLGEFYSRTKSTPVQIKGVDVGGSQGLPIVLIIGPDTEGSPEIFAAALQASKRATVIGLQTPGKIFGYTTVPLPNGSYFTFASQSYKTSKGQDLAEFGVKPDVEIKADWDEVDLENDPAIDKAIELLVKGQ from the coding sequence ATGAAACACATCCGCATCCTTTCATTCGTCGTTCTGGGGCTGGCCGCCTGCGCCCGCTTCTCCGGCCAGCCCGATGTTCCCGACTTGCCCACTACTGATCCGGTTGAGCGGCAACTGCGGGTGCTCGACACTTTGTCGGCGGCGCTGGACGAGCAGTTTATTTATGAAGACCTGGGAAGCAGTGGCTGGAAGTCGGCTCACGCCGACTATTTGGCGCAGGTGAAGGGCGGGCTGACCGAGGTTGAGTTTGAGGCGGCGCTGGGAGACCTGGCGGCCAAATTGCCGGGCGAGGGCGGCGTTTATCAGTCGCGTAGCGAACGCATTCAGGCCGATCTGCAAAACACGTCGCTCTATTCCGGCATCGGCGCTTACGTGTCGGTGCGGGCCGGGCCGGAGCCGCACATCGTCATCCTGTCCATCATCGAAGGCTCGCCCGCCGGCCTGGCCGGGTTGAAGGCGCACGATTCGATCTTCAGCATTGACGGGAAGCCGGTGACGGCTGAGGAAGGAATGGACGTGGTGCAGAGAGTGCGCGGCGAGGCCGACACGACGGTGAAACTGGAAGTGGGATCGCCGGGCGAGCCGCGCCGCGCGGTGCAAGTGACCCGGGCCACGCTCGCCGCCGCCGACACTCTCAAAGGCGGCGTCCTCACTCGGAGCGGGATTCTATACTTGCTCATGCCCGTCGCTAGCGATGATACACTCATGGATACGATGTCTCAGGCGCTGGAAAACATCAGCCAGCAGAATCAGTTGACCGGCGTCATCATTGATCTGCGCGTGGCCCACACCTCCGGCGGCTGGCCGCTGAGCGAGATGCTGGCGCTTTATGCCGACGGCCGGCTGGGCGAGTTTTATTCGCGCACCAAAAGCACGCCGGTGCAGATAAAAGGCGTGGATGTGGGCGGCTCGCAAGGCCTGCCGATCGTTCTCATCATCGGCCCGGACACTGAAGGCTCGCCCGAAATCTTCGCCGCCGCCCTGCAAGCCTCCAAACGAGCCACTGTCATCGGCCTGCAAACGCCCGGCAAGATTTTTGGCTACACCACCGTGCCTCTGCCCAACGGTTCTTACTTCACTTTTGCCAGCCAGTCGTACAAGACCAGCAAGGGCCAGGACCTGGCCGAATTTGGGGTGAAGCCGGATGTTGAAATCAAGGCTGATTGGGATGAGGTGGATTTGGAGAACGACCCGGCGATTGACAAGGCGATTGAGCTTCTGGTGAAAGGACAATGA